A window of the Cicer arietinum cultivar CDC Frontier isolate Library 1 chromosome 6, Cicar.CDCFrontier_v2.0, whole genome shotgun sequence genome harbors these coding sequences:
- the LOC101506335 gene encoding uncharacterized protein produces MMSKQPFSPHSNTTMMKPSSSNNHLQQTNPNPNPNPPKKKRNLPGTPDPDSEVIAMSPKSLMATNRFVCEICNKGFQRDQNLQLHRRGHNLPWKLKQRTNKEQIKKKVYVCPEKSCVHNDPCRALGDLTGIKKHYSRKHGEKKWKCEKCSKKYAVQSDWKAHSKICGTREYKCDCGTIFSRKDSFITHRAFCDALTDESAKITTVPAALSNFRNDHLTNPHHQAPRFPQIFPGFQFHSEFVGSGTSSEPLGNYTNISDYSQKLRLQPLWSNSSCNTMNDLVQTMDVFGSQTQFMSYTNSNNNNNNNNNICLPMLHHGVILKQEEEEEENKDLSHSVISSMYLSSQNPVDNNLVFNNNNVNHFGNIVEGQKFYKQSNHHEELNELVNLEGGEYLLNDSNNSFGIVNCTKSLEFVVTEPVEKETSTTKRQMHDSSSRTKNQMGLTRDFLGVGEDSMSGPFLHQELSEFNGMGSSISNLQNQYGGGHGHYC; encoded by the exons ATGATGTCTAAACAACCCTTTTCTCCTCATTCCAACACCACCATGATGAAACCCTCCTCATCcaataatcatcttcaacaaaCAAATCCAAACCCTAATCCAAATCCACCTAAGAAAAAAAGAAACCTACCAGGAACACCAG ATCCAGATTCAGAAGTGATAGCTATGTCACCAAAGTCTTTGATGGCGACGAATCGATTCGTATGTGAAATATGCAACAAAGGTTTCCAAAGAGATCAGAATTTGCAGCTTCATCGACGAGGACACAACCTTCCATGGAAGCTGAAGCAAAGAACCAACAAAGAACAAATTAAGAAGAAGGTGTATGTGTGTCCTGAGAAAAGCTGTGTGCACAATGACCCTTGTAGAGCTTTGGGAGATTTGACAGGAATAAAGAAACATTATAGCAGAAAACATGGTGAGAAGAAATGGAAGTGTGAAAAGTGTTCCAAGAAATACGCGGTTCAATCTGATTGGAAAGCTCATAGCAAGATTTGTGGGACTAGAGAGTACAAATGTGATTGCGGCACCATTTTCTCCAG GAAGGACAGTTTCATAACACATAGAGCTTTTTGTGACGCATTAACTGATGAAAGTGCAAAGATAACAACAGTTCCAGCAGCTTTAAGTAACTTCAGGAATGATCATTTGACAAATCCTCATCATCAAGCTCCAAGATTCCCTCAAATTTTTCCTGGATTTCAGTTTCACTCAGAATTTGTTGGTTCAGGAACATCATCAGAACCATTGGGAAATTACACTAACATTTCAGACTATAGTCAAAAGCTGAGGCTCCAACCACTATGGTCAAATTCTTCTTGCAATACTATGAATGATCTAGTGCAAACAATGGATGTGTTTGGATCACAAACACAGTTTATGAGTTACACAAattccaataataataataataataataataatatatgtttaCCAATGCTACATCATGGAGTAATATTGaagcaagaagaagaagaagaagaaaacaaagattTGTCTCATAGTGTAATAAGCTCTATGTACTTGAGTAGTCAGAATCCAGTGGATAATAACTTAgtcttcaacaacaacaatgtgAATCACTTTGGCAATATTGTTGAGGGTCAAAAATTTTACAAGCAAAGTAATCATCATGAAGAATTGAATGAGTTGGTGAATTTGGAAGGTGGTGAGtatttattaaatgattcaaacaaTTCATTTGGAATTGTGAATTGTACAAAGAGTTTGGAATTTGTGGTAACTGAGCCGGTGGAGAAAGAAACAAGTACTACAAAACGACAGATGCATGATTCAAGTTCAAGAACTAAAAACCAAATGGGATTAACAAGAGATTTTCTTGGAGTTGGAGAGGATTCAATGAGTGGACCTTTTTTGCATCAAGAACTTAGTGAGTTTAATGGAATGGGATCATCAATTAGTAATTTGCAGAATCAGTATGGTGGTGGACATGGACACTACtgctag